The DNA sequence GGGTGTGCGGCGGGAAGGTGTTCCAGACGCTACCGGAAATCATCTCGGTATAGCCCATGACGAGCTGGCAACTCTTGATGCCGTTTTCATGGATGAATTGGAACAGTACTCGCTCGTTGGCGGTCTCGGGGGTACCCAGTTCCACGCGGTTGGCCTCAGCCTTCAAGCCCAATGTGGTCGGGTGAGCGGCATGCGCAGGGGCGGAATTCAGGTAGAGGAGGGCAGGGGAGGCTTCGTCGGCAGATTGGAAGCTCACGGATTCTGCGCCCCGTCCGATGTATAGGATGTTTCCGTTTTCAAGAGAATAAGCGGTGCCATCGACTGTGACCTCTGCTGTACCACCGACATTCAGGATGCCGGATTCTCTGCGTTGGTGGAAAAAGTCGGATTGCAACTCTGGATAGGAAGGCAAAGACAAGGATTCGGTCGTGGGCTGGATGTAGCCAAAGACAAAGCGATCGTAGTGCGTGTAGGTCAGGGAAATTTTTCCCGATTCGAAGCCCGATGGGGCATGGAATTCTTCCCGAAGACGGTCGGTTCCATATTGCTGGAAATCGTTCGGGTGAACAGCAAATTTGATATTCATACAGGGATAGTCTGAAGGTTGGGATCAATTGAGATTCCCGAAAGGCAAACATCTTGATAGATCCGACGAATTGCAAATATGCCAGATCCGGTCTAGTGGGCAAGAAGTTCATTTCTGGGGTGAAAAAAGTGACCGATTGTCCCAAAATATGCCAATGAGGGGTTTTGAGGCCTATTTGGAGGGCATGGAAAAGGGGCAATGCATCATCCCGATGTTGAATAAGGAATAGCTTATGATGAAAGGTGCGATGGCCTTGCAGCGGCGTAAGGTGCCTGGCGTGGCCTCCGTCAGGAGGAGTCCGAGATCTGTGGGCGGCGATCTATCGCCCACAGATCTCGGACCGAGCATCGCGAGCACAAAAGGGACCGACCCCGCG is a window from the Pontibacter sp. G13 genome containing:
- the kduI gene encoding 5-dehydro-4-deoxy-D-glucuronate isomerase → MNIKFAVHPNDFQQYGTDRLREEFHAPSGFESGKISLTYTHYDRFVFGYIQPTTESLSLPSYPELQSDFFHQRRESGILNVGGTAEVTVDGTAYSLENGNILYIGRGAESVSFQSADEASPALLYLNSAPAHAAHPTTLGLKAEANRVELGTPETANERVLFQFIHENGIKSCQLVMGYTEMISGSVWNTFPPHTHDRRMEVYMYFDLPEDHLVMHFMGPGNNTRNLVMRNHEAAISPPWSIHAGAGTIAYKFAWGMAGENQAFTDMDGIPLTDIY